A region of Streptomyces paludis DNA encodes the following proteins:
- a CDS encoding carbohydrate ABC transporter permease: MTAVPTRAPLVSPLTASSRRAVHTAAALAILAVLLFPLYWMLNIALQPGESLAATRWLPTSGGWDNFQRALSSQGGSLVTSLVVALGAVVVCLLLAAPASYALAQFRLRGGRAMVFATLITQMVPGIVIANALYSAYVDLGLVNSLLGLILADASLGLPFAIVLLRAFMVSIPGEVVEAALVDGANRFTAFVRIVLPMSRNALITAGLFTFLFAWSDFVFALTLNTTDDVKPITLSMYEYIGAHVSDWGAVMATAVVSAVPAAILLVVAQKYVAAGITGGSVK, encoded by the coding sequence GTGACCGCCGTGCCCACTCGCGCCCCTCTCGTCAGCCCGTTGACCGCCAGCTCCCGCCGCGCGGTCCACACCGCCGCCGCGCTGGCGATCCTCGCCGTCCTGCTCTTCCCGCTGTACTGGATGCTCAACATCGCCCTCCAGCCCGGCGAGAGCCTCGCCGCCACCCGCTGGCTGCCCACCTCGGGCGGCTGGGACAACTTCCAGCGCGCCCTGAGCAGCCAGGGCGGCTCGCTGGTGACGAGCCTGGTCGTCGCGCTCGGCGCGGTCGTCGTCTGTCTGCTGCTGGCCGCGCCCGCGTCGTACGCGCTGGCCCAGTTCCGGCTGCGCGGCGGCCGGGCCATGGTGTTCGCCACCCTGATCACCCAGATGGTGCCGGGCATCGTCATCGCCAACGCCCTCTACAGCGCCTATGTCGATCTCGGGCTGGTCAACTCCCTGCTGGGACTGATCCTCGCGGACGCCTCCCTGGGCCTGCCGTTCGCCATCGTGCTGCTGCGGGCGTTCATGGTGTCGATCCCCGGCGAGGTGGTGGAGGCGGCACTCGTCGACGGTGCGAATCGATTCACCGCGTTCGTGCGTATCGTGCTGCCGATGAGCCGCAACGCGCTGATCACCGCCGGCCTGTTCACCTTCCTCTTCGCCTGGTCCGACTTCGTGTTCGCGCTGACCCTCAACACCACCGACGACGTCAAACCGATCACGCTGAGCATGTACGAGTACATCGGCGCGCACGTCAGCGACTGGGGAGCGGTCATGGCGACCGCCGTGGTCTCCGCCGTGCCCGCCGCGATCCTGCTGGTGGTGGCACAGAAGTACGTCGCCGCGGGCATCACCGGCGGCTCCGTGAAATAG
- the yicI gene encoding alpha-xylosidase, producing the protein MKFTDGYWLMRPGVTTRHAVSVADAVVTDDRVTLYAPVGKVTHRGDTLNSPLLTVECWSPAEGVIGVRVTHHGGRAPRTPEFALRTGTESGGHAKTVREGSTVELVSGPLTLRTDTDAPWQLDFTADGRTLTSIGARGAGFATDADGRHFMLAQHTLGVGESVYGLGERFTPFVKNGQSVDIWQADGGTNSEQAYKNIPFHLTTRGYGVFVNHPGRVSYEVGSETVGRVQFSVEDQSLEFFVIHGPGPREILARYTALTGRPALPPAWSFGLWLSTSFTTSYDETTVNRFVQGMEDAEIPLSVFHFDCFWMREYQWSDFVWDPDVFPDPEGMIARLKERGLRVCVWINPYIAQKSALFAEGMAAGHLLRKPDGDVWQWDRWQPGMALVDFTSPAARAWYADKLRALLDQGVDCFKTDFGERVPVEVVWHDGSDPERMHNYYTQLYNETVFDLLREERGEGEAVVFARSATAGGQRLPVHWGGDCESTFEAMAESLRGGLSLGLSGFGFWSHDIGGFEGTPTPAVFKRWVQFGLLSSHSRLHGSKSYRVPWDYGDEAVAVTRSFTRLKHRLMPYLYRAALQARESGTPVMRAMVLAFPGDPACHPLDRQYMLGDDLLVAPVFTEDGTVDYYVPEGTWTHLLTGEEVRGPGWRRETHGFDTLPLLVRPGAVVPFGAVDEEPVYDWADGVTLRVYAPVPGETVTAVPAPDGTGDAAVFTTTCTDTEIVVETTSDLPWRVQLAGAATGAGGAEDPLGAVYTCAAGTHRLAVPRP; encoded by the coding sequence ATGAAGTTCACCGACGGGTACTGGCTGATGCGCCCCGGTGTCACCACGCGCCACGCGGTTTCCGTGGCCGACGCCGTCGTCACCGACGACCGGGTCACCCTCTACGCACCGGTCGGCAAGGTGACACACCGCGGCGACACCCTCAACAGCCCCCTGCTCACGGTGGAGTGCTGGTCGCCCGCCGAAGGGGTCATCGGCGTCCGCGTCACCCACCACGGCGGCCGGGCCCCGCGCACACCGGAGTTCGCCCTCCGTACCGGTACGGAGAGCGGCGGCCACGCCAAGACGGTCCGCGAGGGCTCCACCGTCGAGCTGGTCTCCGGCCCGCTCACCCTGCGCACCGACACCGACGCCCCCTGGCAGCTGGACTTCACCGCCGACGGCCGGACCCTCACCTCGATCGGCGCGCGCGGCGCCGGCTTCGCCACCGACGCCGACGGCCGGCACTTCATGCTCGCGCAGCACACACTCGGGGTCGGCGAGAGCGTGTACGGGCTCGGTGAGCGCTTCACCCCGTTCGTCAAGAACGGCCAGAGCGTCGACATCTGGCAGGCCGACGGCGGCACCAACAGCGAGCAGGCGTACAAGAACATCCCGTTCCATCTCACCACCCGCGGATACGGCGTCTTCGTCAACCATCCGGGCCGGGTCTCGTACGAGGTGGGCTCGGAGACCGTCGGCCGTGTCCAGTTCAGCGTCGAGGACCAGAGCCTGGAGTTCTTCGTCATCCACGGCCCCGGCCCCCGCGAGATCCTCGCCCGCTACACGGCGCTCACCGGCCGCCCCGCGCTGCCGCCCGCCTGGTCCTTCGGCCTGTGGCTCTCCACCTCCTTCACCACCTCCTACGACGAGACGACGGTCAACCGCTTCGTCCAGGGCATGGAGGACGCCGAGATCCCCCTCAGCGTCTTCCACTTCGACTGCTTCTGGATGCGCGAGTACCAGTGGAGCGACTTCGTCTGGGACCCGGACGTCTTCCCCGACCCCGAGGGCATGATCGCCCGCCTCAAGGAGCGCGGGCTGCGCGTCTGCGTCTGGATCAATCCGTACATCGCGCAGAAGTCCGCGCTCTTCGCCGAGGGGATGGCCGCCGGGCATCTGCTCAGGAAGCCCGACGGCGACGTCTGGCAGTGGGACCGCTGGCAGCCCGGCATGGCGCTGGTCGACTTCACCAGCCCGGCCGCCCGCGCCTGGTACGCGGACAAGCTGCGCGCCCTGCTCGACCAGGGCGTCGACTGCTTCAAGACCGACTTCGGCGAGCGGGTGCCGGTCGAGGTCGTCTGGCACGACGGATCCGACCCGGAGCGGATGCACAACTACTACACACAGCTCTACAACGAGACCGTCTTCGACCTGCTGCGCGAGGAGCGCGGCGAGGGCGAGGCCGTGGTCTTCGCCCGCTCCGCCACCGCCGGCGGGCAGCGGCTGCCGGTGCACTGGGGCGGCGACTGCGAGTCGACGTTCGAGGCGATGGCCGAGTCGCTGCGCGGCGGACTCTCCCTCGGGCTCTCCGGCTTCGGCTTCTGGAGCCATGACATCGGCGGGTTCGAGGGCACGCCCACGCCCGCCGTCTTCAAGCGCTGGGTGCAGTTCGGGCTGCTCTCCTCGCACAGCAGGCTGCACGGCTCCAAGTCGTACCGGGTGCCGTGGGACTACGGGGACGAGGCCGTCGCCGTCACCCGCTCCTTCACCCGGCTCAAGCACCGGCTCATGCCGTACCTCTACCGCGCGGCGCTCCAGGCGAGGGAGTCCGGTACGCCGGTGATGCGGGCGATGGTGCTGGCCTTCCCCGGCGACCCGGCCTGCCATCCGCTCGACCGGCAGTACATGCTCGGCGACGATCTGCTGGTGGCGCCCGTCTTCACCGAGGACGGCACCGTCGACTACTACGTCCCCGAGGGCACCTGGACGCATCTCCTCACCGGCGAGGAGGTACGGGGTCCCGGCTGGCGCCGCGAGACGCACGGCTTCGACACCCTGCCGCTGCTGGTCCGGCCGGGCGCGGTGGTCCCCTTCGGCGCGGTGGACGAGGAGCCGGTGTACGACTGGGCGGACGGGGTGACGCTACGGGTGTACGCGCCGGTGCCCGGCGAGACGGTGACCGCGGTCCCCGCGCCGGACGGCACCGGCGACGCGGCGGTCTTCACCACGACGTGCACGGACACGGAGATCGTCGTCGAGACCACGAGCGACCTGCCCTGGCGGGTCCAGCTCGCCGGCGCGGCCACGGGCGCCGGGGGCGCAGAGGACCCGCTCGGCGCGGTGTACACCTGCGCGGCGGGCACCCACCGGCTGGCCGTCCCCCGGCCGTGA
- a CDS encoding DoxX family protein, which yields MTCHTRRDLGLLALRLGTGGVLAAHGTQKLLGWFGGGGIEGTAQGMAAMGFHPARQSAVAAGLAEAGGGVLLALGLATPAAGAAAAGGMAGAAAVHAPNGFFAQSGGFEYPAFLGWTAASIGLMGAGRFSLDHATCHRLDQRWMVPVAFAASAVAAAAIIQKRARGLAAAAGPATDAPPEDTPPSDT from the coding sequence ATGACCTGTCACACCCGACGCGACCTCGGCCTGCTCGCCCTGCGGCTAGGCACCGGAGGGGTGCTCGCCGCGCACGGCACCCAGAAGCTCCTCGGCTGGTTCGGCGGCGGGGGGATCGAGGGCACCGCGCAGGGGATGGCGGCCATGGGCTTCCACCCGGCCCGCCAGAGCGCCGTCGCGGCCGGTCTCGCCGAGGCGGGCGGCGGGGTGCTGCTGGCGCTCGGGCTGGCCACGCCCGCCGCGGGCGCCGCCGCCGCGGGCGGCATGGCCGGGGCGGCGGCGGTGCACGCGCCCAACGGGTTCTTCGCCCAGTCGGGCGGCTTCGAGTATCCCGCCTTCCTCGGCTGGACCGCCGCGTCCATCGGACTGATGGGGGCCGGCCGCTTCTCCCTCGACCACGCCACCTGCCACCGCCTCGACCAGCGCTGGATGGTCCCCGTCGCCTTCGCGGCGAGCGCCGTCGCGGCGGCGGCGATCATCCAGAAGCGCGCCAGGGGACTGGCGGCGGCAGCGGGCCCGGCGACCGACGCCCCGCCGGAAGACACACCGCCGTCCGACACCTGA
- a CDS encoding arylsulfatase, which translates to MLTLLHTSPVHVAAFDALRDAEHPGVVLRHLVHEELLARARAEGPGAVVAEVGAVLARAVDEGATAVLCTCSTIGDIAERAAPALGVPVLRVDRPMAGVAAAAGRVVVVATVASTLGPTADLVRDEAARQRREPGPLLSTVFVEGAWELFEAGDQDGYLAAVAAAVDRIPPPAVVVLAQASMAAAAARVTGEVTVLAAPRTGLAAAVRATRDPARGGARSGGHWERTAPVRRAGRSGPAPRTPGGEE; encoded by the coding sequence ATGCTCACCCTGCTGCACACCTCGCCGGTCCATGTCGCGGCTTTCGACGCCCTCAGGGACGCCGAGCACCCCGGCGTCGTCCTCCGGCATCTCGTCCACGAGGAGCTGCTCGCCCGGGCCCGGGCCGAGGGGCCCGGGGCGGTCGTCGCCGAGGTCGGGGCCGTGCTCGCGCGGGCCGTGGACGAGGGGGCTACGGCGGTGCTGTGCACCTGCTCGACCATCGGGGACATCGCCGAGCGGGCCGCGCCCGCCCTCGGGGTGCCCGTGCTGCGTGTCGACCGGCCGATGGCCGGAGTCGCGGCGGCGGCCGGGCGGGTCGTGGTCGTCGCCACCGTGGCGAGCACCCTGGGTCCGACCGCCGACCTCGTCCGTGACGAGGCGGCGCGGCAGCGGCGGGAGCCCGGTCCGTTGCTGAGCACCGTGTTCGTCGAGGGGGCCTGGGAGCTGTTCGAGGCCGGTGACCAGGACGGATATCTCGCCGCCGTGGCCGCCGCCGTCGACCGGATCCCGCCCCCGGCGGTGGTCGTCCTCGCCCAGGCGTCGATGGCGGCCGCCGCCGCGCGGGTCACCGGCGAGGTCACCGTGCTCGCCGCGCCCCGCACAGGACTCGCCGCCGCCGTGCGCGCCACGCGGGATCCGGCGCGCGGGGGCGCGCGCTCCGGGGGACATTGGGAACGCACGGCTCCCGTGCGCCGTGCGGGCCGCTCCGGGCCCGCGCCCCGTACCCCTGGAGGAGAGGAATGA
- the gndA gene encoding NADP-dependent phosphogluconate dehydrogenase, which yields MSGTAQIGVTGLAVMGRNLARNFARNGFTVALHNRTASKTRALADEFGDEGTFIAAESAEEFVAALERPRRLIIMVKAGDPTDAVIEEFAPLLEEGDVIIDGGNAHFADTRRREKDLRERGIHFVGVGISGGEEGALHGPSIMPGGSPESYASLGPLLERIAGKAKDGTPCSTHIGPDGAGHFVKMVHNGIEYADMQLIAEAYHLLRSVAGYSPAKIAETFRTWNTGRLDSYLIEITAEVLAHTDEATGKPFVDVVVDQAEQKGTGRWTVQIALDLGVPVSGIAEAVFARSLSGHAALREASASLPGPVAAPLSEAEAERFAGQVEQALYASKIVSYTQGFHQIQAGSEEYGWNVDLGAVASIWREGCIIRAAFLDRIREAYDTRADLPSLLSDKQFAEEIGAAQEDWRAVVAAAVHQGVPTPGFAASLSYYDALRAERLPAALTQGQRDFFGAHTYRRTDREGSFHTLWGGDRSEVTG from the coding sequence ATGAGTGGTACTGCCCAGATCGGCGTCACGGGGCTCGCGGTGATGGGCCGCAACCTCGCCAGGAACTTCGCGCGCAACGGCTTCACCGTCGCTCTGCACAACCGCACCGCGTCCAAGACCCGTGCCCTGGCGGACGAGTTCGGCGACGAGGGTACGTTCATCGCCGCCGAGTCGGCCGAGGAGTTCGTCGCGGCGCTGGAGCGGCCCCGCCGCCTGATCATCATGGTGAAGGCCGGCGACCCCACGGACGCGGTCATCGAGGAGTTCGCGCCGCTGCTCGAAGAGGGCGACGTCATCATCGACGGCGGCAACGCGCACTTCGCGGACACCCGCCGCCGGGAGAAGGACCTGCGCGAGCGCGGCATCCACTTCGTCGGCGTCGGCATCTCCGGCGGCGAGGAGGGCGCGCTGCACGGCCCGAGCATCATGCCGGGCGGCTCGCCCGAGTCGTACGCCTCGCTCGGCCCGCTGCTGGAGCGGATCGCCGGCAAGGCGAAGGACGGCACGCCGTGCTCCACGCACATCGGCCCCGACGGCGCCGGTCACTTCGTGAAGATGGTGCACAACGGCATCGAGTACGCCGACATGCAGCTGATCGCCGAGGCGTACCACCTGCTGCGCTCGGTGGCCGGCTACTCCCCCGCGAAGATCGCCGAGACGTTCCGGACCTGGAACACGGGCCGGCTCGACTCGTATCTGATCGAGATCACCGCGGAGGTGCTCGCCCATACGGATGAGGCCACCGGCAAGCCCTTCGTGGATGTCGTGGTCGACCAGGCCGAGCAGAAGGGCACCGGCCGCTGGACCGTGCAGATCGCGCTCGACCTGGGCGTCCCGGTCTCCGGTATCGCCGAGGCCGTCTTCGCCCGCTCGCTCTCCGGCCACGCCGCGCTGCGCGAGGCGTCGGCGTCGCTGCCGGGCCCGGTGGCGGCCCCGCTGAGCGAGGCGGAGGCGGAGCGCTTCGCCGGCCAGGTCGAGCAGGCGCTGTACGCGTCGAAGATCGTGTCGTACACCCAGGGCTTCCACCAGATCCAGGCGGGCAGCGAGGAGTACGGCTGGAACGTCGACCTGGGGGCGGTCGCGTCGATCTGGCGCGAGGGCTGCATCATCCGCGCGGCGTTCCTGGACCGGATCCGCGAGGCGTACGACACGCGCGCCGACCTGCCGAGCCTGCTCTCCGACAAGCAGTTCGCCGAGGAGATCGGCGCGGCGCAGGAGGACTGGCGCGCGGTGGTCGCCGCCGCCGTCCACCAGGGCGTGCCGACGCCGGGCTTCGCCGCCTCGCTCTCGTACTACGACGCGCTGCGCGCCGAGCGGCTGCCGGCCGCGCTGACCCAGGGGCAGCGCGACTTCTTCGGGGCGCACACCTACCGCCGTACGGACCGCGAGGGCTCGTTCCACACCCTGTGGGGCGGGGACCGCAGCGAGGTCACCGGCTGA
- a CDS encoding DeoR/GlpR family DNA-binding transcription regulator, with protein MDTDERRREILEIARRDGSVEVTALAAKLGVAKETVRRDLHALEGHGLVRRTHGGAYPVESAGFETTLAVRTTRLVPQKSRIAAAAADLLGDAETVFVDEGFTPQLVAEALPRDRPLTVVTASLAVATALADAEKIAVLLLGGRVRGSTMATVDHWTTRMLSEFVIDLAYVGANGISREYGLTTPDPAVSEVKAQAMRSARRRVFAGIHTKFGAVSFCRFAGVGDFETIVTDAGLPSAEAQRYSLLGPQVIRV; from the coding sequence GTGGACACCGACGAACGCCGACGAGAAATTCTTGAGATCGCCCGCCGTGACGGGTCAGTGGAAGTGACCGCGCTCGCCGCGAAGCTCGGGGTCGCCAAGGAGACCGTACGGCGTGATCTGCACGCCCTTGAGGGGCACGGCCTCGTCCGGCGCACCCACGGCGGTGCCTACCCGGTGGAGAGCGCGGGTTTTGAAACGACCCTCGCGGTGCGGACCACCCGGCTCGTCCCCCAGAAGTCCCGGATCGCGGCCGCCGCCGCCGATCTCCTCGGTGACGCGGAGACCGTCTTCGTCGACGAGGGGTTCACCCCCCAGCTCGTCGCCGAGGCGCTGCCGCGCGACCGGCCGCTGACCGTCGTCACCGCCTCCCTGGCCGTCGCTACCGCGCTCGCCGACGCCGAGAAGATCGCCGTACTGCTGCTCGGCGGCCGGGTCCGCGGCTCCACCATGGCCACCGTCGACCACTGGACCACCCGGATGCTCTCCGAGTTCGTCATCGACCTGGCGTACGTCGGAGCCAACGGGATCTCCCGCGAGTACGGCCTCACCACCCCCGACCCGGCCGTCAGCGAAGTGAAGGCGCAGGCCATGCGGAGCGCCCGGCGCCGGGTCTTCGCCGGTATCCACACGAAGTTCGGCGCGGTCAGCTTCTGCCGCTTCGCCGGTGTGGGTGATTTCGAGACGATCGTCACCGACGCCGGACTCCCCTCGGCCGAGGCCCAGCGCTACTCGCTGCTCGGACCGCAGGTCATCCGCGTCTGA
- a CDS encoding ABC transporter substrate-binding protein, whose protein sequence is MPLQQRRRGIRAVGAGAALVGLLAGCSGAGGASSSGGGETLNVLMVNNPQMVELQKLTADNFTKETGIKVNFSVLPENDVRDKISQDFANQAGQYDVATISNFEVPFFAKNGWLHALDEYTEQDKDFDQADILPPLSDSLTAADGKLYGQPFYGESSFLMYRKDVFAAKNLTMPDKPTWQEVADLAAKVDGAEKGMRGICLRGLPGWGEVIAPLTTVVNTMGGTWFNEDWEAQLTSPEFKKATKFYVDLVREHGEAGAPQAGYAECLNNMTQGHSAMWYDATAGAGSLEAKDSPVKGKMGYVPAPVDKTDSSGWLYTWAWGMQKASKKTDSAWKFISWASSKEYEELVGEKIGWSSVPAGKRASTYANADYLKEAGAFAEVTKEAIASANPKDPGTQPRPAAGIQFVGIPDFTDLGTKVSQEISAAIAGKKSVDEALKISQALAEKVGEKQR, encoded by the coding sequence ATGCCCCTCCAGCAAAGACGACGTGGAATCCGCGCAGTGGGTGCGGGCGCGGCCCTGGTGGGCCTCCTCGCGGGGTGCAGCGGCGCGGGCGGTGCCTCCTCCTCCGGAGGAGGCGAGACACTCAACGTGCTCATGGTGAACAACCCGCAGATGGTCGAGTTGCAGAAGCTGACCGCGGACAACTTCACGAAGGAGACCGGCATCAAGGTCAACTTCTCGGTCCTGCCGGAGAACGACGTCCGCGACAAGATCAGCCAGGACTTCGCCAACCAGGCCGGCCAGTACGACGTGGCCACCATCAGCAACTTCGAGGTGCCGTTCTTCGCGAAGAACGGCTGGCTCCACGCGCTGGACGAGTACACCGAGCAGGACAAGGACTTCGACCAGGCGGACATCCTCCCGCCGCTGAGCGACTCCCTGACCGCCGCGGACGGCAAGCTCTACGGCCAGCCCTTCTACGGCGAGTCGTCCTTCCTGATGTACCGCAAGGACGTCTTCGCCGCGAAGAACCTGACGATGCCGGACAAGCCCACCTGGCAGGAGGTCGCCGACCTCGCCGCCAAGGTCGACGGCGCCGAGAAGGGCATGCGCGGTATCTGTCTGCGCGGTCTGCCCGGCTGGGGCGAGGTCATCGCCCCGCTGACCACCGTCGTCAACACCATGGGCGGCACCTGGTTCAACGAGGACTGGGAGGCCCAGCTCACCTCCCCGGAGTTCAAGAAGGCCACCAAGTTCTACGTGGACCTGGTCCGCGAGCACGGTGAGGCAGGAGCCCCGCAGGCCGGCTACGCCGAGTGCCTCAACAACATGACCCAGGGCCACTCGGCCATGTGGTACGACGCCACCGCCGGCGCCGGATCGCTGGAGGCCAAGGACTCCCCGGTCAAGGGCAAGATGGGCTACGTACCGGCCCCCGTCGACAAGACGGACAGCTCCGGCTGGCTCTACACCTGGGCCTGGGGCATGCAGAAGGCGTCCAAGAAGACCGACAGCGCCTGGAAGTTCATCTCCTGGGCGTCCAGCAAGGAGTACGAGGAGCTGGTCGGCGAGAAGATCGGCTGGTCCAGCGTGCCGGCCGGCAAGCGCGCCTCCACCTACGCCAACGCCGACTATCTGAAGGAGGCCGGGGCGTTCGCCGAGGTCACCAAGGAGGCCATCGCCAGCGCCAACCCGAAGGACCCCGGCACCCAGCCCCGCCCGGCGGCCGGTATCCAGTTCGTCGGCATCCCCGACTTCACCGACCTGGGCACCAAGGTCTCCCAGGAGATCAGCGCCGCCATCGCCGGCAAGAAGTCCGTCGACGAGGCCCTGAAGATCTCGCAGGCGCTCGCCGAGAAGGTGGGCGAGAAGCAGCGGTGA
- a CDS encoding carbohydrate ABC transporter permease, translating to MSTSVSTAPQSPADVSGAPAPRRAGGGAPGRRARAWATRAPLLPALIFLIAVTQLPFVATLVISLFDWNSLAPDDRAFAGLSNYGEVFTDARLRESVFTTVLLTGTVVVVSVVLGLLLALLLDRKFFGRGFVRTLLITPFLLVPVSAALMWKHVLYNPEYGLLNGGWAWFTGLFGVENPGQPDWISDMPLIAVETALVWQWTPFMMLILLAGLQSRPAEIMEAAKLDGATAWQTFRHLTLPHLRRYLELGILLGSIYIVQNFDAVFTLTSGGLGTANLPYTIYQTFYQAHEYGLASAAGVVVVIGTIAIATFALRVVSSLFSEEANRA from the coding sequence GTGAGTACCTCCGTCAGTACGGCCCCCCAGTCCCCCGCCGACGTGTCGGGCGCTCCCGCGCCCCGACGCGCCGGCGGGGGCGCCCCCGGGCGGCGCGCCCGCGCCTGGGCCACCCGGGCGCCCCTGCTGCCCGCCCTGATCTTCCTGATCGCCGTCACCCAGCTGCCCTTCGTGGCGACCCTGGTGATCTCGCTGTTCGACTGGAACTCGCTCGCGCCCGACGACCGCGCCTTCGCGGGGCTGTCCAACTACGGCGAGGTTTTCACCGACGCGCGTCTGCGCGAGTCGGTCTTCACCACGGTCCTGCTCACCGGGACCGTCGTGGTCGTCAGCGTGGTCCTCGGACTGCTGCTGGCGCTCCTGCTGGACCGCAAGTTCTTCGGCCGGGGCTTTGTCCGGACGCTGCTGATCACCCCGTTCCTGCTGGTGCCCGTCTCGGCGGCGCTGATGTGGAAGCACGTGCTCTACAACCCGGAGTACGGCCTGCTCAACGGCGGCTGGGCCTGGTTCACCGGGCTCTTCGGGGTGGAGAACCCCGGCCAGCCCGACTGGATCTCGGACATGCCGCTGATCGCCGTCGAGACCGCCCTGGTCTGGCAGTGGACCCCGTTCATGATGCTCATCCTGCTCGCCGGACTCCAGAGCCGGCCCGCCGAGATCATGGAGGCGGCCAAGCTGGACGGCGCGACGGCCTGGCAGACCTTCCGCCATCTGACCCTGCCGCATCTGCGCCGCTATCTGGAGCTGGGGATCCTGCTCGGGTCGATCTACATCGTGCAGAACTTCGACGCGGTGTTCACCCTCACCTCAGGCGGACTCGGCACGGCAAACCTCCCGTACACCATCTACCAGACCTTCTACCAGGCTCACGAGTACGGACTGGCCTCCGCCGCCGGAGTCGTCGTGGTGATCGGCACGATCGCGATCGCCACCTTCGCCCTGCGGGTGGTCTCGTCCCTCTTCAGTGAGGAGGCGAACCGCGCATGA
- a CDS encoding carbohydrate ABC transporter permease, whose amino-acid sequence MSTLSVPQTAAATRPRVDKYAPAARRARRRSAGLGLLAWIVGIVFCLPALWMLLTSFHSEPDAATNPPSLTAPLTLDSYRVFFGEGGGASPWPPLINSLMASLFSTLFVLVLALPAAYALSIKRVEKWTDVMFFFLSTKMLPVVAGLLPVYLFAKNAGMLDNIWLLVILYTSMNLPIAVWMMQSFLADVPVSIIEAAQVDGARLPTVLLRVVAPVAAPGIAATSLICFIFSWNELLFARVLTGVTAQTAPVFLTSFVTSQGLFLAQLCAASVVVSLPVLAAGFAAQDKLVQGLSLGAVK is encoded by the coding sequence ATGAGCACCCTCTCCGTACCGCAGACCGCCGCCGCCACGCGCCCCCGCGTCGACAAGTACGCCCCCGCCGCCCGCCGGGCCCGGCGCCGCTCCGCCGGACTGGGCCTGCTGGCCTGGATCGTCGGCATCGTCTTCTGCCTGCCGGCGCTCTGGATGCTGCTGACCTCCTTCCACTCCGAGCCGGACGCGGCGACCAACCCGCCCTCCCTCACCGCGCCCCTCACCCTGGACAGCTACCGGGTCTTCTTCGGCGAGGGCGGCGGGGCCAGCCCCTGGCCGCCGCTGATCAACTCCCTGATGGCGTCGCTGTTCTCCACGCTGTTCGTGCTGGTCCTGGCGCTCCCGGCGGCGTACGCGCTCTCCATCAAGCGGGTGGAGAAGTGGACGGACGTCATGTTCTTCTTCCTCTCCACGAAGATGCTGCCGGTGGTCGCCGGGCTGCTGCCGGTGTACCTCTTCGCGAAGAACGCGGGGATGCTCGACAACATCTGGCTGCTGGTCATCCTCTACACGTCGATGAATCTGCCGATCGCCGTCTGGATGATGCAGTCCTTCCTCGCGGACGTACCCGTCTCCATCATCGAGGCGGCGCAGGTGGACGGCGCCCGGCTGCCGACCGTGCTGCTGCGGGTGGTGGCGCCGGTGGCCGCGCCCGGGATCGCGGCGACCTCGCTGATCTGCTTCATCTTCAGCTGGAACGAGCTGCTCTTCGCCCGGGTGCTGACCGGCGTGACGGCCCAGACCGCCCCCGTGTTCCTGACGAGCTTCGTGACCAGCCAGGGCCTCTTCCTCGCCCAGCTGTGCGCGGCGTCCGTCGTCGTCTCCCTGCCGGTGCTCGCCGCGGGGTTCGCCGCCCAGGACAAGCTTGTCCAGGGCCTTTCTCTTGGAGCAGTGAAGTAG